From Etheostoma cragini isolate CJK2018 chromosome 17, CSU_Ecrag_1.0, whole genome shotgun sequence, one genomic window encodes:
- the mcu gene encoding calcium uniporter protein, mitochondrial produces the protein TLFALCANDDAPQRVIFSLFLQQEVLCAPFTRQTVRRAHGLRSAAHSTLFTQPPTALSPQVWRGAPSWHGQRLLCSSAAPEEVTVVYQNGLPVISVSLPSRRERCQFTLKPLSDSVGVFLQQLQAEDRGIDRVAIYSTDGARVASSTGIDILLLDDFKLVINDTTHLVRPPRRELLPHEEGERLNDVKFLVQQLYTTLRIEEHQLGKERELIGRLEDLNSQLRPLEKVKEELNRKAERRTTWVLWGGMAYMATQFGILARLTWWEYSWDIMEPVTYFITYGTAMAMYAYFVLTRQEYVYPDARDRQYLLFFHKGVKRTRFDIEKYNKLKDDIAEVELDLKRLRDPLQLQLPVQQLTASKN, from the exons ACTTTGTTTGCACTTTGCGCTAACGATGATGCTCCTCAACgtgttattttttctctctttcttcagcAGGAGGTACTGTGTGCACCTTTCACCCGTCAGACTGTCAGGAGAGCACATGGCCTACGGTCTGCAGCCCATTCCACACTCTTCACCCAGCCTCCCACTGCCCTGTCTCCACAG GTTTGGAGGGGCGCCCCCTCATGGCATGGACAGAGACTGTTGTGTTCCTCCGCTGCTCCAGAAG aGGTGACAGTGGTGTATCAGAATGGGCTGCCGGTGATCTCAGTGAGTTTGCCGTCCAGGCGAGAGCGCTGTCAGTTCACCCTCAAGCCTCTCAGTGACTCTGTGGGAGTTTTCCTGCAACAGCTCCAAGCAGAGGACAGAGGCATCGACCGGGTAGCCATCTACTCTACGG aTGGAGCGAGGGTCGCCTCCTCCACAGGCATAGACATCCTGCTGCTGGATGATTTTAAGCTCGTCATTAATGACACAACACACCTCGTGCGGCCACCAAGGAGAG AGCTGCTGCCCCATGAGGAGGGGGAAAGGCTGAATGACGTGAAGTTTCTGGTGCAGCAGCTCTACACCACCCTGCGCATCGAGGAGCACCAACTCGGCAAGGAACGAGAGCTGATTGGACGACTGGAGGACCTCAACTCTCAACTCCGCCCCTTAGAGAAG GTTAAGGAGGAGCTGAATAGGAAGGCGGAGCGGCGTACCACCTGGGTGCTGTGGGGCGGCATGGCATACATGGCTACCCAGTTTGGCATCCTGGCCAGACTCACCTGGTGGGAGTACTCCTGGGATATCATGGAGCCCGTCACCTACTTTATCACGTATGGCACGGCCATGGCCATGTACGCCTACTTTGTGCTTACACGTCAG GAGTATGTTTACCCGGACGCTAGAGACAGACAGTATCTGCTGTTCTTCCACAAGGGGGTGAAAAGAACACGCTTCGACATTGAGAAGTACAACAAGCTGAAGGATGACATCGCTGAG GTGGAGTTGGACCTGAAGCGTCTTCGGGACCcgctccagctccagctcccAGTTCAGCAGCTCACCGCCAGTAAAAATTGA